The Flammeovirga yaeyamensis genome segment GATTCCCATGGTACTACCGTGTTAAGAATGATAGCTGGTAATCATGAAAATATGCGTTATGGTTTAGCTCATAAAAGTGAATTTTATCTAGCGAGGTCCGATCATGGCGATAAGGAAAATAAAACTGATGAGGAAAATTGGATTGCTGCCTTAGAGTGGATGGTGGATTCTTTAGATATAAAATTAATTAATAGTTCCCTGGGGTATTCTATTGGCTTTGATTCATCAAAAGATAATTACAAAAAAGATGAAATGGATGGGAAGACCAGTATGGTCACCTTGGCCGCTGAAGTAGCTTCACAAAAAGGAGCATTAATAATTGTATCAGCAGGAAATGAAGGCGATAATGAGCGATGGAGGATAGTAAGTGCACCTGCAGATGCGAAAAGTGTTCTAAGTGTTGGTGCAAATACAAAAAGTGGAAAGAAAGCAGGGTATAGCAGTATTGGACCAACCTACATTAATTATGTAAAACCAGAAGTAACGTGTTATTCTCTTTTTGGTACTTCTTTCTCCGCTCCGGTAATTACTGGTTTAGCCGCTTGTTTATGGGAGATGGATCCCTCTTTAACCGGTCAGGAATTAAAGGACATTATCATAAAGTCTTCTACTTTTTATCCTTATGGAAATAATTATACAGGTTATGGAGTGCCTGATGCTCAAAAAGCCATGAGTATATTAAAAGGAGGAGAAGTAAAGTCTTCGTCTATAATAATTGATGCTAAAGGGGAAAAGCGATTAAAAATTGATGCCCAAGATGGAGAACATAGTATGTCTGTCGCTTTTCATAAAAAAAATGATTTTGTCGTGATAAAACAGGAAGTTGTATATTTGGAAAAAGAAAAATTCAAGATAAAACGATTGAATAATGAAAGTTCAACAACCGTTTGGACTGGAAAACGTCATATCGAAATCATTTGGTAGTTCTATATTATTAATTCATGAAATCATTAAAATACATCACCTTTTATTTTCTAGCCTCAATCATTTTTTCATGTGATGTGATAACTTCAGAGGAAGAAAATCATCAATTATACAATTACGATATCAATGCTTTGATTCAGAAAACAGTGAAGGATATGGATCAAACAGAAGTTATTGTCAAGAAGAAAGTGAATTATGATGGAAAGACTTCTGAAATTTCTGTTAGTGATATTAATTGGGATTCAGAATTAGAAGTTTTCAATGATGCAGATATTAATCGCCCGATTTTTAAGGATAGTTATAAAAAAGTAGAGACAAAAGAAGGACAGGATATCAAAATAAAATATACCTCTCAATCTGATAAAAATGAGGTAAAGTGGCTAGAAATTACTCAAAACGATCAAGGGATAACAACGTCTATACAGTTTTTGATTAAGAGTAAAAATGCACTTTTTCAGAAAGAGAAAGTAGGTAAACTGACTTACAGTAACGATGGATTTTTAAATCAATATTCTATACAAGGTAATCAAGATGTGGTTATTTTGGGACAAAAAAATTATAATATAGAAGCATTCGTTTCTAGAAATTAATGCTTAACTTAATGACATTGATGCTGAGAATCAAAAAACTAATGTAGATATATGTAATGTATGTCTAAGATTAAAACTTACTCTAAAGAACATTCTTTGTGACTTAGTTAGGTGAACGGACAGACAATATTTTTTATATATATGATCAAGCTGGTCATTGTATTTTTAACTATTTTTTTATTATGCAAAACATATTAAAGTTCTCCCTTTTTTTACTATTACCATTATTAATGACGGGATGTCTTGATCTTGAAGATGAATCCCTTAACCCTGAGTATAAGTTGACTCTTGAAACTTGCTGGGACGATGGTACTACAATTTACTTCTACCTTGACGGGGAAGAGGTTGCAACAATGGGTTCTTACTCTATAACAACTATTAGAGTAGAAGAAGGAACCTACAAATACTACTGGAA includes the following:
- a CDS encoding S8 family serine peptidase; translated protein: MTIRLAKQLKKNYTTAKNHILLLSLLACFVVSYPSFSSNKERVWVVFHDKCENSPLDFFNQKVCNEYLNQLKLMGFEPQTVSNWLNAATIELSDKRDRELLENSSFIQDIKTVRTDWELGTCQWLADENDKQQSAYVIHQLNTRELVDNGVHGHNIRIGVIDAGFWNAQKNDYLKGLFQNNQIKGYKDFFIDDRSETSFFNEKLTGSDSHGTTVLRMIAGNHENMRYGLAHKSEFYLARSDHGDKENKTDEENWIAALEWMVDSLDIKLINSSLGYSIGFDSSKDNYKKDEMDGKTSMVTLAAEVASQKGALIIVSAGNEGDNERWRIVSAPADAKSVLSVGANTKSGKKAGYSSIGPTYINYVKPEVTCYSLFGTSFSAPVITGLAACLWEMDPSLTGQELKDIIIKSSTFYPYGNNYTGYGVPDAQKAMSILKGGEVKSSSIIIDAKGEKRLKIDAQDGEHSMSVAFHKKNDFVVIKQEVVYLEKEKFKIKRLNNESSTTVWTGKRHIEIIW